CTACAAATGAAGATTAAAGAGCGTGTTTattaagaacacacacacacacacacacacacacacacagtcatgtaTGCACtcatacaaattttaattttcctcatttatttttatgcttctgACAAGATATTCTTGCTCttgttatttaagaaaaatgatggATTGCAAAAGAGGAACTGACTTTTGAGAAAGGAATTAAGAAAGTGGATTGGGAGCTTTCCTTCACATACAAGGCTGCAAAGAATGAAAAAGACCTTTTAGCTTATCTTTGTAATATTGGCTTATTTGAAACCTAACCATTGAGCCATTGCTTCCATTTTAATACAGCTTAATCCCAAGAAATACAACAATCGCCTTCAAATGTCTACCTAATAGAATAAGTGGATAATATTTTTGCTGGAATGAAGTGATAACCTTTGAAAATCCTCTAGACCCAGGCTTATTGGCAGGAAAACTCATATTTTAGCTGGAAACTCATCTTATTGAAGTGGTTTCAGTCTGGAACACAAAGGGCAATCATGTGTTTTCCTGACTATTGCATGGAATTGGTCACCCACTTGCTTTTTTAATAATGTTTCTATCTGCCAATAAGAGCACATTTCTCTTCAAGAGTTCATCTAATTTAAGAAATCAGAATTAAACCCTTTCATGAGCTGTACTGGGCTCGAGATAAGCACTTGGTCAATTTTGTGCCCAAGTATATTACCTACATACACTGATGTGTGATATTTGAGTCCTTtaaattgtgggttttttttttttttttttagaaagctgGATCTGATCTTTACACATTTTTCTCCagaatgtttaacatttttttttctaaatatttgtggggaatttttaagaaaagattgaGAAATTTGCCATGGTTTGAGATGATCAGCATTGCTATTTCACCAATAGGGAGTCAGTTAATTATGAACACATTCTGGGGAAGGGCATCTGAACATACCCTTCATGAGCATGTGGAATGGTGGAATAGAGCAGAGCCACCTCTGTGTCTCCACTTACTGTTTCAGATTCTGGAGAGGCATGATGTTTCTGGAGCAGCTTCAGAGTATtataatgaaattcagaaaactgTGTTGCTGCCCCCTTTGGAAGCTGTGTGAGTAAATGAGAATTTCATGTACTAAGGAGATAGATCCAGCAATATGATCCTGAGTAATTAGATTGAttaaatattccatttaataACGAAGTTTCCTAGGATTAGTTTCTTTCAGTATATTTCTATTTAGTGATAACAAAGGGATTCCATTGAGTCCTGGAAGAGACTGAAGAACGAGTGACCAACATATTCACTTTCTGTaagtggaaaagaaattttagggGATTATTCTGTGAAATGTCTATCTAAGAAAAAAGCCCTGGGAATCAGGAACTTTCTAAATCATCTTCTATATTCTAatctttcctatattttattttatgtataacaTTTATAAAGGTGAACTTAAAGaggattttaaaatacagtttttatAGCTCCCTTGTGTTTTTTCTTGCTACTTTTGACAGAGAATGATTAAGACGTTGAACTTTCCCAAGTTTTCAGTTCTTCATGCAAAGCATTTAGTTGATCAACCATATCTAAACACACTGAGGCAGTTGCATGGTGGATTAATGTTTTTATAGCCTTTCTTCAGATTCTTTCAGTTTTAAACTGAGCATATATTAGTTTGACAAATACAAAAACTTTCCTCCATAAAGTAAATATGAAAGAGTAATATCATAAGGAGAACTGTTCCCTAAGAATCACtcaagagacagaaaaagaatttcaatGTCTAAATCAACTATCAAATAATAGTATAAATAATAGTGTAAATGTAAATAGTGTAAATACTGTCAATGTATTCCATCACAGTGGAAATTTTAGGAAAAAGGAATCTATTTTAGAattcaatacatatatatttagaatccttggttttattttttccccttaaggcaaatttaaaaataaaatctagtgTTTGAGCTTCACCAACTTGGTGAAAGTCAGTTTTATAATAGTACCATTCCTGATGTGACATCACAACTTTATAGTTTTTCATTCTGCAGTACAAGTTACCTTTTATTTAAATGGAGAAGTCTGTTTCTATAGTCCAAGATGGAAGATCTAAGGAGCAATTTCATCACTGTTAGTATAAGATGAATTAGTAATTTCCAAGCCATAAATTCATATCAATTTATCTTGGCTAATCAAAACTAAGTGTCTAGTAGAGACAGGTTCTGTTTTAATCTTCTATGAGATTAAACTGTCCCCGAAACAATTATCAAAATTAATCAGGTGCTTTGTCTTTTCCATATTACAACTTCTAGAAAATTCCCATACTTACTCTATCTTGGTTTTGTATCAGCTTTGCTATTGGCTTTGGGAAATAATTatccacattattattttttatctgatGGGGATCATCTATTTATATAAGTAtaccatttattttacttttctgattTACCCAATGTTCATCAGTGGTCTGtgactgtttgtttgtttgttttcattttgtccatttcttttaaataagctCAGCTTTGTCACTGCTATATCTCAATCAAAACTCTCACCTTGCCAGTTTCTAATGTTATCTTggaaactgtattttttttcaaattcactttatctcttttcattctttcttctatctATGTCTGCTCCATCAAAAATATCCCATACCACTGTTTGCCAAGTATTACATATTTAACCTTTgaactttattttccttattggtaataagaaatgataataatgatCTAAAAATACAGTGGTCAAATTTAAATGAGAGTATGTAGACCACATGAAACATAGCATGCTATCAGCAAACACATCTCTCTTCCCCCAAAGCCCCGCCTGAAAGGGGACACCCCTTTCCTCTTATAGTGAAGGAGGAGATAGCATCCATACAAACACAGCATCCAGTGACCAAGCATCTCCTTTTCTGTTGAGTTTGATTTTTTCTGAAACACATGCTTATGGAAAAAGTACAgtcataactttttattttactattttgagaATAGAAACTAATAAAACTAACTAGATGACAAGCCCCAAATACAGAGGTGAGAAATGTAAATTCTATGGGCAGAAAACATTTTGAATGAATGTTTGAAGTCATTTGTCAAATTACATGGATAATGGTTTGATTGACcatcattcatttgttttatgaatatctaatacaattaaataaaatatcaagtacTTCATGAGATTTTCTCAATGACATTTTCAAATGGTTTACTTCTACATTTATGCATGTATTAGCTTATGGTTttggaataaaagaataaataaaacttaacattttaGTCCTGTAACATTTGAAAGATTGATCAATATCTTCTAAATATTACTTTGAGTATACTTTATTTTGATTACCAAATGCAATTTATAGTTTGTatatgttttcttataaaaacttaaatattggggctggagttgtggcttattcatggagcacttgtctagcatgtgtgaggcactaggttcaatcctcagcactgcatataattaaatgaataaaataaaataaatcaacaactaaaaatatttaaaaaattaaatgttcttaattttagatattattGATACAATTGCAAAATTatcttgaaataatttaatatgaaataaagCTAACTGATATTTCACAGAAAATTGACACTAAAATTGGTGCAAAGATAATTTTTCATTGAAGAATAATTTTCAACCTGCATCAATCAGAAAAATTCTTtgcatttcttatttcctttgaaaatattgaTTGATAGCTTAGCCAATaattaaagcaaatatttttaataactgataCATTTCACTGGCTGGCTTTTtattatataacaaataaaactaaatgcacattcattcaatcattcactctatgtatttttttttctatttttctttgtcataTTAGTGGGCTGCCTGATGTTTTTGCATATCATTTTATAAcattatatgagaaaaaaaattcaaaacaattctTTACCACTTTCCTGgtacattttcataaaattattttaaatttgccctattatttttttcaattaaaagaaattcttaaaatgctCCTGTTTTAATATTGATAATTCAGtctctttatatatacatatgtgtgtgtatatatatattatatatatatcgtatatatatatgtcacattttgaATTGGCACCAATAGTTTAAATCTTATAATAATCAGAACactttaaatatatcattttctaGGTAGTgacaattcattttatttctccacaAAAGAAGCATTAATACCTATTAGTTCAAGTGTGCTGACATATTTAAggcctctttcccttcctttaaCTGTTGCATCTAGCTGGAGCAAGAATGATGGCAAAGATCTTGACCTTGGATCACTGGTTGGATCAAAGGATTCAAGTGGATGATTGAAGCTGTGGCTGGATTTAAGTGGGGGCCAAACAATGTGGGGATAAATGCTGCAGGGGGCAGGGGCTGAAGTGCTATGTGAGATGGGTGAAAGGGGGCAGCTGTGACTAAATGCAGGGGGTGACCTGCTAAGAAAGTGGGGTGTGTGGGGATAATGGTTGGAGCCAGAGTTGAGAATGAGATAGGAGTAAAGTGTGGCTGTGAAAGAGGATGCAGATGAGCTATAGGGAGGTGACTGCTGTGGGAACTTATGGATGCAGAAACAGCGAAATGCTGCAGGAACGTGtggtggatggtggtgatggaagCATGCTGGTGGACTGGAACCGTCTGTACAGCCGAGGCCGGAGAGAAGGCATTGGGCCCAGGAGCAGGCAAAACTCGAAGATGCTTTGACAGGAGCTGTTTCTGCATATGCTGCTGGGCTTGCAGCTGTAGAAGCTTATATTTATCTATTTCATCAGGAGAAAATGTAATGGGCTGTTGAAttaaagggggagagagagatttatgACACTCTTCTAATTCATCTTCCACTCTGTCATGTTTCTGCATAGTTCTGTCATAGTAAGTGTTTATGTTCCCCTCTACATGATTCATATGCATGCTTACATCCTGTACGTCTAGATTTATTTGGTCCTCTTTGGTCTCCATTGAATCAGTTATACCAGTATATCTATTAGACAGAAAAGCACCAGGGAAATCATTTGGTACCGGGTCACAGTTTGGAATAAAAGGTTGGACTTCACTAATTAAAGAGTTTGATTGTTCTTTTGTTGTGGGGTTCTTCTTTGTGTTTGGTGACTGAGAATCTGCTACCACATGAATTATACCTCGAGTTAGATGGTTATCACAATCAGTGTCTGCGAAAACAGTAAAATTATTTGTCTGTGAACCTTTGACTTTGTCTTTCTCGCTAGTCCTTTGTACTGCATTgccttcttcatttcttctttttctcgtGTATTGTCTTTTTTCCGACAAAGGCGATGTTGGTCTGTTACTGCCGGGTGACACGAGTTGAAATGTGCACTGGATTTCTGAATGAGTCTGTGATTCATTTTTATAGCTGTTTGAAGAAACTTCAAGGTTTGTTGATTGTTCCTGAAACCTCTTGGTCTGTACTCTTTCTAAAAGGCTTTTGGCTGTCAGGGGGCTCCTttctgcttctctaatgttcaactCAGTGGTTTCTGAAGGGCCACTGGAACAGTTTCTTAGAAGGCAGCTGACAGTCCCCGAGTCACACTGGCCACGCTTCACTTTTCCCAGATCACAAATGTGAGGGCTGTCCAAAGACTCTTGActcctcttgtttttatttaagcAACAAATTCTCTCTCTTGAGTAAGATCCAAATCTATTGTGCTGCAGTCCCTGGCAATTAGTTGGGTTTTCACTGTCTTCAGCACAGGCAACCTGTGAGCCAGACTCACAATGAATGATTCTTGTGGATTTTGGCCCTGAAAATTGTTGATTTTTACCCCATTTATACCTTTCTCGGCAGTGACAATGTCTATGCTTGgagtattttttattcttaaatgacTCCCACAATTTACAGTTCCTGTCTCTCTGTGTTTCTGACTGCAGGAAGTTGCTCTTTGTTATTTCACCAGACCAGTAGAGGCAATTGTGCcttttgtgtttctgtttgtgCCTTTCAACTGAGCTGTCTTCTCTTTTACAAAAGTAGAGCAAATTACTACTGCTGTTACCATTGGGCCCATGACTTGAACAAATGCTTCTCAAGCTGGGCATGCTGCTAAGGGATGTGTCCAAAGGGCTAGACTGTCCACTCAGAGATGACTTTGGAGAACATCTCTTATAACTTTGGTTTCCACATCCAGAAGCACTGCTGGCTGTGTTGATATTGTTGCCATTCAAAATCATACTGACGTCTTTCCCATAGTCGCTGTGACCCCCTACTATATAAGGACTAGAATTCCAGGTGAATTGGTTTTCATCTTCAAATTCTGAATGAGGATCACAGTGAATCAGTTTATGCTTTTTGGTCCTAGAGATGTAAGGCGGACAGGATAGACCCTCATTTGCATCATTAAGAACTACTCTTCCACAACTTTGCCAATGGGTCCTTGAAGATTCCTCAAGTTCATTAtcactgttattattattgttgttgtttcctaCACAGTCCTTTAGAGGTGTATCAAGGTAAGCAGGCACTTCAGAACTTTTCAATTTCAAATTACTTGCACTAAGATTATGATCACTGTTATTTGGCTCAGAATCATCATAGCCCAAATTATATTTTCTCCGGAAATTTTCCCAATCTGGATTAGCTATCATCATCTTTGGTTTCAGAGACTGATTCTCTTCTAGGATCAATTTTTGTTGGTCTTTGATTAAACCTGAGATGTGGCTctctatttttgtcttcatttccaaGGATTCCTTgcccaattttgtttttaaatcctcTGTATTATGGCCATCTTTCATGTTCCGAGaaagtttaaaatcaaaatataatggGTTGCAACCATAAGAGATACAGGGCTCTGTTTTTGTAAAGAGCAGAAGTTCCACAGGCCACTGGAGAGTGGTGTGGCCATCTTTGCTTTGCACATGGAGGAAAGGCAGTGGTTTGGATGTCATATCATGGGGATACCCCTCTTTCAGAAGTCTTTGCATATCTTTGCTaactctttctgtttcttctgaaGATTTGTCTCGGTTCTGCATTCTGGAATTGGGATTCAAACACAGTTTACTCTTTTGTTCACTTGACTCTGGTGATGAAAACTTATCCAGACATTTGAATACCTTGGCATCACTGTGCTTGTACATGTTTGGTGGGTTGGAGGAAGCATGTGCTTGGCAGGGGTAATTAATGCAGTTTTCAGAAGTGTTCTTCAATGTATTTCTAGTTCCTTTCTCTTTACTGGAAGGAGGAAAATCTACATCTGAAAGACTGAAGTTAGATTTAGAGAAAGAAGCCTGAATGCCAATTGAATTTTCCATTGTCTCATCAATGgagtcatttttctcttgcaaAATTTTAGAGCTCAGGGAGAAGGTGTTGTGTAAAACACTCTCCAGATGGCTTGGTGAGATGTGTGCTTCTTTTTCCTTAGAGGGGTGTGTATCCTCTTTTGCAAGCCTACAGCACTTGCATTTCTCCactgtttgttttgctttatagGTGGGTGACTTGTTACTATCATGGCTTTCTTCTGTATTCTCACTGAAAACTGATGCGGAAGATTCTAATTTTAGATGCaccttttttgaaaaagaaaatgatactcCTGTTCTGTGATTTGTATTGCTGAGATCTGAAGATGTCTGTGGTATCCGATTTCCAAACAAACAACGTCTGTCCGGTTGTAATTGGTGTCGATTTGGCATGGGAAACCGCTGTTTATCAGAGTTGCTTCTGGGGAGATTCTTTCCCTTAAGGAGAAGTGTACTCTTCATGCATGATACTTTTCTCCCATTCTTAACTGGGAAAATTCCCTGCTGGAGTTGCTTTTCTATGGTCATCCTGGGGGCTTTGAATGCTGGTCCACTTCCAGAAACACtgtaaatacaataaatatttaaatgattaagACATTAGATTTGGAATTGTAGCCACATGTGAACATTTCATGGTGTTTCTATGATGAATGATTCCACCACTTATGAGCTAACTACATCTAACCATTTATCATGCTTGTACAGTCAGTATAAGAGTTCTATAGGGGCTAtttctaaattgttttatttaagtgtagtattttaaaattagtaaaaggCAATAGCAAGTGAATATTTTATActagcactgcaaaagaaaataaagtgttgTGTTTCCAAATTACTATACATCTTCTAGAATTGACTGACTCTTTGGAATGCAGATTTAAcatatttcataagaattttcCAATAAATGTATTCACATTAAGAAATTCAATAGAATTAAGACAACTTTGAAAGTATTAAAATagctcttgggctggggttgtagctcagtggtagagtgcttgcctaacatgtgtgaggcactcggttcgaccctcaacaccacataaaaataaatttaaagaaaggtattgtgttcatctacaactttaaaaaatttcttaaatttgctttatatataaGTTCTAGCCTTTTGTTATAGTTCTAAAATTGCCTTGTGcttatttaatttcaaaacaaGGTAGTTAGTTCTTTCTTTATGATTTATCACATCTTTGACTGATCATAATAAAGACATAAGAAAGTAATGGGTACTTACAAGTTGTCTCGATATTAacaatgattttgaaatatttcttttgcttctaACTGACCAATACATTTTTTATCATCTGCGCATGTATATGATTTGTCTTATAAAGGTTTTAAAAGATTATGCATTCTACTGAACTTCATTAGTAATTCGAAGAGAAGAACAGAAATGCCAATATGTTAGATTAAAATGATTTCTCCCTTTAATGTTCTACTTATAAACATGCAGCTTCAAGAAAGGCTTTATGGGGGTAGGGGGAGTTGTGAATCACATCATTTAACTCATTGTTTACTTTGAtgtgaatttcttttcctttatcttttttcaCGTGCTTGGAAATGTTACTGGAGATTGTGGTGTGCTCTTTGCTCTTGGGCTTTTGCATAATTTCAGGCAACATACAAGAAGACTTagtggaaaatacagaaaagtttattacaaggaaaaggagaaggggaaaaatGGCAATCTCATGGGAGAAAGTGGATCCTCCCAGATAGGAAAATGATGTGCACACCTTTGTTTCCCAGTTCTGTTTGGGGTCCTAAGGAAGTTTCTAGAGAGTCCAGCCTAAGTACCACCGCTCATGTTTTGACTGAGACTAGGATTCCATCAcagatatttttttgttttgtttcaatcaGATTTTTAAGTCCCTAATGCACATGATCTTACCCATACAAACCTGAATGGGGAACCCATGGGGATAAGGAGGATTTTACCATTAATGACATGCTGGAGACTGAAAGGCAACTGTGGATCACCTTAGCCTTCTCTGACAGGGGTTCTAATTGGAACTTTTCAACAGATTCTATAGTCAGTTATCTCTGCTTTTAATTATCTTGTTTTTCTGAGTCTTGGAGTCTTTGATTTGCATAAAAATCATAAACTATCCCACTTCCATGTGTTCTCATTGGTAGGCTGGCCCTTACAATAGGTCTCCAGGTTATTTGCTAAAGATTTTTAGATATCCTATTGACTTAGCCAGAGTGGCCctaggtaaattgctttttattaACAAAgcatgtgggctggggctggggctcagtggttgactactggcctagcacatttgaggccctgggttcgatcctcagcaccatgtgtaaataaaggtattgtgtacagctacaactaaaagtaaaatCAATGTTTAAAATCAAAAAAGCATGTAATATGGGGGATGGCAACACATTATCCTCTTGACTTCATATTCCTACTGCTCATGTCTAGCTGCTACCTGTCAGAAACACCTAtggttgtttttatatattttggatttttatctAGTTATTTGTTTCTAGAatataaagtattaaaataacATGCAACACTTATGTTATTATGATACTACATTATATTAGTGCTGAGTCcttctctgcaaaattctttgtTGTTGGCTTCACCTATGACTATTTGGTCAATCAGCATAGACATGTATAGTCACATTCCTTTTGTCTACTAAATTTAATATACTTTGCTTCATTGTCTTTATATCgtaatattaaatgcatttttaattagccattaattttataatgtatcAGCTATTCATtagtatgattttataatttttattttttatttgtataaaatatatttattatagttgCTTAACATATGATATATATTCTTCAGGTTTTTTAGTAATAGCTATATGTTGATTTGTTTGGttaatttttactattattcCTTGATTACTTTCAGTTTAACTTCATTCTGTGGTGTCTCTGGATATTGTTTTATTCTTGTCCTTATTTCTTGTACTAGagattttggtaaaattattgACTTTCCTGAATATATCCTTTAGGTCTTATGGttcgttttttttttattggttgttcacaacattacaaagctcttgacatatcatatttcatacattagattgaagtgggttatgaactcccaatttcaccccaaatgcagattgcagaatcacgttattttgatatttttctgccTTAGTCTTTTGCTCTCATTCAGGGAGAATTtctcatatttaattttaatttaactgactctgtttcttaaaatattacaatCTGTTGTTATTATGTCCATATGAATTTTAACTTACAAGCAATAATTTTAGTCATCATTTAGTTTTCAATGATTTCAGACTTTGTCTCTTCTCACGAATTAATGACTATAGCTTTAGAGTTGAATTGTTCCCCTGAATcttgtagaaaattaaatttagaaagtttCTATGACTGATCTCTGTTTCTTATAGCAACTGTTTCCCAATGAAAACTATCTTCTTACTCATTACAATATTCTCCGTTTGTTGAATCTCTTCATGATCTTTAGAAAGGTGATTTTAGGCATACCTCATATGAAGAATTTGGAGGAACATTCTAAGACACTGTATGGGGTATTGAATCTTTTTTTCCAGCATGAAGAAAAGTGGAAAACTCAGAGTTTTACTGTAGTGTTGCTGATATTTTGAAATACCTGTAGCCTGGGGATAGAAGTGAAGTGAACAAAAAGGACCAGCAGCTAGTGTAGGTAGATGATCAGGTCAGAATGGGAAGATGGGGAATGgttccaaaggaaaagaaataaaatgctaataccttCAGGACACTTTCCCTCTTCCTCACCTGTTGCCAGGGTTACCTGTCTCCAGGGAACTGTTTCTCCCAACTAGGAGTTGTTAATGAAGTACCTCCTGGGTGGTTCCCTTCCTCCCAAAAGGGCTGGAAGGGGCACTTGGGGAAGGCTTCTTTACCAGCTTTTGTTCACATAAACAAGATAAGGGAAAGAGGGGACATGAGAGAAAGGATGAAAGGGACAggacacccccacacacaccccagatGCCAGCTCTGGATCCCCTTCTTTCCCCCCCAGGGGAAATCTGTCTCTGTTctgtcctttaaataaaacttattttctctGCTTGCTTTGGTGTTTCTCAGGTGTTCAGACTTCCACACCATGAAATGGGACTCAGATCAGATTGGACTCTCAACACTAGTATCAGAAGCATAAGGTTCAGAAATAGCTGCAGTCCTGAACTTTGTCTTGGTCCCACAGactcttttccatatttttcagCCACACTTTGGTTTAAGAATTATGCTTCTGAATTAAGGCACTTCCTCCAAGAATTTAGGGCAATGTGATGTTATTGGTACTCTACTGGGCAGAAATGAGCTCACAAAATGtgcattatcatttttctttctgagattCCATTATGATACAGATATTTTaatgcttctattttttattgtaaatacaTACTTtgcttaataatatttttttattatcctgGCAATGTTTTGTGCATCTTCTTGCTTTGATATATGTTAATCTAAATGTTCTTTCCTGATGGCtgttttattttaccatttatcTCTCTAAAGTGCAAGCTTCTTCCTCTTacatgcttttaaatattttaaacctctttattttatttttttgttatgctTTGTTCTTAAATTCTGgtccttaatttttgttttcatttaagaaTCCAATTTGCATGTATGATTATAGATTTTTGacaaattttcatgttttatccTCACTGTTAATCTATTATAATCTATTATAATctcatgctttaatttttttgatttgttgatttataaactttaattttctttgttgtaaatcaaatttatttttattattttggaaaatccTAATTTTCTTACCACAATGAAATTAATTGACATCTATTATTAGGTACAATTACAGTGGTATAGATGTAGGGGAGTTAGGACACTTAGGATCCACTATTCTTGCAAATTTCAAGTAAACAATAtagtattattaactatagtcaccagtCTCCACATTATATCCTCAGAAATTATATCTGAAAACTTGTGTGCTTTAACTAAGACTGCCCCATTTCCCTTATTCTCTAGCATTTGGAAACCATGCTCTGTAAAGCTTTAATTTTTGAAGTTATCTcctcattatttctttcattctcttctttaaagcttctttggtttctctttgtgtttttaacctaattatttttattcataatagctagtcAGAAAGCAACTATAGGGGTAATCCTTTAAATCTTATTAATGGATTATCCATTCTAATAGTACCCTCAAAATTCTAATACTAAGCACATTAAATAAATGTAGAATTTAGTTCTCTTCTGtacaaaaagtatattttctaaacaggaaataaaacttattaaaacAACATGATTTCTTTAAGGGTATTATTTTCTAATGTCCCGTGTTATCTAGCTCTTATAAAAGGACCTTCATATTTTCAGAATCAACAGTACAAAAATTTGTAAATGTTGCAAGAATCTCCATATCAAGGTATATTGTTCCTAGGCTTAAACACCTATTACAAGTTTAGACACAGAGAGTGAATATTTGCTTCTCTATACAATATCTAGTCTTGCTGAGGATCCTGGTT
This is a stretch of genomic DNA from Ictidomys tridecemlineatus isolate mIctTri1 chromosome 2, mIctTri1.hap1, whole genome shotgun sequence. It encodes these proteins:
- the Znf804b gene encoding zinc finger protein 804B isoform X2, which codes for MGKGGTQLLIDKDFSEKEKSTAKALEDVKANFYCELCDKQYHKHQEFDNHINSYDHAHKQRLKELKQREFARNVASKSWKDEKKQEKALKRLHQLAELRQQSECVSGSGPAFKAPRMTIEKQLQQGIFPVKNGRKVSCMKSTLLLKGKNLPRSNSDKQRFPMPNRHQLQPDRRCLFGNRIPQTSSDLSNTNHRTGVSFSFSKKVHLKLESSASVFSENTEESHDSNKSPTYKAKQTVEKCKCCRLAKEDTHPSKEKEAHISPSHLESVLHNTFSLSSKILQEKNDSIDETMENSIGIQASFSKSNFSLSDVDFPPSSKEKGTRNTLKNTSENCINYPCQAHASSNPPNMYKHSDAKVFKCLDKFSSPESSEQKSKLCLNPNSRMQNRDKSSEETERVSKDMQRLLKEGYPHDMTSKPLPFLHVQSKDGHTTLQWPVELLLFTKTEPCISYGCNPLYFDFKLSRNMKDGHNTEDLKTKLGKESLEMKTKIESHISGLIKDQQKLILEENQSLKPKMMIANPDWENFRRKYNLGYDDSEPNNSDHNLSASNLKLKSSEVPAYLDTPLKDCVGNNNNNNNSDNELEESSRTHWQSCGRVVLNDANEGLSCPPYISRTKKHKLIHCDPHSEFEDENQFTWNSSPYIVGGHSDYGKDVSMILNGNNINTASSASGCGNQSYKRCSPKSSLSGQSSPLDTSLSSMPSLRSICSSHGPNGNSSSNLLYFCKREDSSVERHKQKHKRHNCLYWSGEITKSNFLQSETQRDRNCKLWESFKNKKYSKHRHCHCRERYKWGKNQQFSGPKSTRIIHCESGSQVACAEDSENPTNCQGLQHNRFGSYSRERICCLNKNKRSQESLDSPHICDLGKVKRGQCDSGTVSCLLRNCSSGPSETTELNIREAERSPLTAKSLLERVQTKRFQEQSTNLEVSSNSYKNESQTHSEIQCTFQLVSPGSNRPTSPLSEKRQYTRKRRNEEGNAVQRTSEKDKVKGSQTNNFTVFADTDCDNHLTRGIIHVVADSQSPNTKKNPTTKEQSNSLISEVQPFIPNCDPVPNDFPGAFLSNRYTGITDSMETKEDQINLDVQDVSMHMNHVEGNINTYYDRTMQKHDRVEDELEECHKSLSPPLIQQPITFSPDEIDKYKLLQLQAQQHMQKQLLSKHLRVLPAPGPNAFSPASAVQTVPVHQHASITTIHHTFLQHFAVSASISSHSSHLPIAHLHPLSQPHFTPISFSTLAPTIIPTHPTFLAGHPLHLVTAAPFHPSHIALQPLPPAAFIPTLFGPHLNPATASIIHLNPLIQPVIQGQDLCHHSCSS